The following are from one region of the Mycolicibacterium helvum genome:
- a CDS encoding zf-HC2 domain-containing protein: MDCTVAQEALSARIDGEREPVPAARVDEHLATCDSCTAWYSQAVEQTQQLRRLAGRSQVAAVAVTNDRPAVSRSRRLLPPTNTWLRWTLASVGLVQVGLAAAQASGVNVGTSSVAHHAMMGGHLLNESTAWSAALGVIMVVAAARPTAAAGLAGVLSVFTAILTGYVISDAMAGAVGLDRVLSHLPVLAGTVLALLVWHKARPTTPAPRSDAAPVTADVVLPDNASRGRRRGHLYPTDGSAA, encoded by the coding sequence GTGGACTGCACTGTCGCCCAGGAGGCGTTGTCGGCCCGGATCGACGGCGAACGCGAACCCGTTCCCGCCGCCCGGGTCGATGAGCATCTCGCCACCTGTGACTCCTGCACTGCCTGGTACTCACAAGCGGTCGAGCAGACCCAGCAGCTGCGGCGCCTGGCCGGCCGGTCCCAGGTGGCGGCCGTTGCCGTCACGAACGACCGGCCCGCGGTGTCGCGGTCGCGGCGGCTTCTCCCGCCGACCAACACCTGGCTGCGGTGGACATTGGCGAGCGTCGGGCTGGTGCAGGTGGGGTTGGCAGCTGCCCAGGCCTCCGGCGTCAACGTCGGAACGTCGTCGGTCGCGCACCACGCGATGATGGGCGGGCATCTGCTGAACGAGTCGACGGCATGGTCGGCGGCGTTGGGGGTGATCATGGTCGTCGCGGCGGCGCGCCCCACCGCGGCAGCCGGTTTGGCCGGGGTGCTGTCGGTCTTCACCGCGATCCTCACCGGATACGTCATCAGCGACGCGATGGCGGGCGCGGTGGGCCTCGACCGGGTCCTGTCGCACCTGCCCGTGCTGGCTGGCACCGTCTTGGCTTTGCTGGTCTGGCACAAGGCCCGGCCAACGACGCCGGCTCCCCGATCTGATGCCGCGCCGGTCACTGCGGATGTCGTGCT
- a CDS encoding ArsR/SmtB family transcription factor: MDGPGDEVKVERASSALADVDIHGWTQRFDLLSDPHRLEILLGLHRAPGICVGDLAAAVGRSENAVSQALRVLRQQGWVTSTRVGRQASYRLEDHTVHDLLHWIGAAHTE, from the coding sequence ATGGATGGCCCAGGAGACGAGGTCAAGGTCGAGCGTGCCTCGTCCGCGCTGGCCGATGTCGACATCCACGGCTGGACTCAGCGCTTCGACCTGTTGTCCGACCCGCACCGGCTGGAGATCCTGCTCGGACTGCACCGCGCGCCCGGTATCTGCGTCGGTGACCTCGCTGCTGCCGTCGGCCGATCGGAGAACGCCGTCTCCCAAGCGCTGCGGGTGCTGCGCCAGCAGGGCTGGGTCACTTCCACCCGGGTCGGCAGGCAGGCCAGCTACCGCCTCGAGGATCACACCGTGCACGACCTGTTGCACTGGATCGGTGCTGCTCACACCGAGTGA